CTCTTTATTTCAACAGATGAAGCCGAAGGAAGGCGACGCTTATTCTCACCCGCGTCTTCTTCCCCCGTTtgggttgtgttttgttttggattttgtCCTTCGTCTGTTTCATCGTGTTTTGCTGCTTCTGTCCACCGCCGGTGCTTCGTGTAGTCTCCCAAGCGAGCTCTTTTTGTCTACCCCcgtcctccttttttccccccagagatgTTTCGGAGTCTGTTTATTACTTCCTTAAACTGCCCAGTTAGACTGCCTTTCCAGCCTGGCTGGCAATAgatacaacttccatcatcccagCGGCTATGGTTATTCTGTCCGAGATTGGTGAACGCTGTAATCTGAAAACGCACtggctgggtttttttaaaactatttaaaaaaatagttcattCCCTTTATCCTGCAAAGCTCTTGTGCTTTTAACTGTACTGTGATAATCCTAATCTAGAGTATTGCGCCGTGCTCCTTCCAACACATCATGGCTTTATTAGCAGGATATATTTGAGCCATTGACAgtcacattttagcctagcatgttgAGCAAACTCAGTTcctgtggttagtttatggtacTATATTGTGTGAATCTTGAAAATTGGGTTATGTGAACAAATCATGGTTACGGTAAGCATGGGTGAGCCATATAACCACACCTCTGTCAGTGCTtgagtatttgttttttttacacttccagaaTTTTTAGCCTTTGACATTAATaggcatagtttttttttaaatggaagacaGCAATTATTGTTCCTTAGCCTTAAAAAAATTGCCATTACTCCTTTGGtactttattttggaaaaatggaTGTCTCTCTGGTTTAATAGGCACTGAAAAGGTGCAAAATCCCACTTCGGTAGTTGTTATGGCTGGAGAATTAAAGAGTTTAAATAGGAACATTGTCAAAGATGAAGGTATTTTCAGTCAGaattttaactgattattttcatgacattttacaaaatttaaaatatgtctCTGATGTACTAAAGAAGTATCTGAAGTATGGAAAACAGGATAGGATCTCAGGGGAAGAAATTACGAAAGGCAGCTTGTAATAGTAACAAGTGAAGGCTCTCTGAACAGTATTTGCAAAGTATAAGGAGATgaagaacaaacaacaaaagcatATGGCTCTTCATTATATTGCTTTGCAACTTCAATCTATTATAAAAGTTATGGCTAAATGTGTGGTTAGATTAATAAACCACTCAGTGGAATTGTTCAGAAATACAGAGCCAGTATGGAGTCGTGATTAACCAGTTTGACTGGCATCTGGGAAACCCAGTTTTGCATCAACCTTCAGCCTCGGAAGCATAGTAGATGGCTTTGGACAGTCTTATCTGAAGGGCCACAGATCTCTTCATGCCAAGAATTAGGAATGattaatatatgttttaaaaaacaataaccgTGCTTtggactatttttattgtttgtttgtttgtttgtttatttggtttatatCCCACCGTTATTTGTAGAACTCATGGTGGTGTACATAATACTGttgcctcctgttttcctcacaacaactctgtgtGAAAGatgagttatttattttaattttttttcagttaaaattattAACTCCAAAAAATCATTTAGCAGGCAGCTTCCAGTATTatcaaaacacaattttaaactTAGGCTAAATAAAACGAAAACCAGAAGCTGTGAATAACATATAAGCAGTAAAAtagcagaaagaaaataatttaatgaacCTTGGTACAgtataaatgttaaaatgttagACTAGTAGTGCATGAGAAAGCTGGAAAGAAAACCCAGGCAACAGTAGAGAGTGTCTTAGAACTGAGAAAGCCACTACTAGAAAAAGTCATTCCAGTTCTACCACCCACTTCCTTAGCATGAAGGGAACTTGAAATGgaacaattttgtttttaattttttttaaagaagttattgGATACTTCCTGCTATTGTTAAGCtgctagaaaaaaatagaaagcaacaGGTACTGTGTTGCTTGACACTGATGTATGCCTGTTAAAATTGTGACACAATTATTTTTAGAAGCGTCTTTTTAATAATTCTGTCtcagctgatcttggctgatcttaaagCCAAGCAGGATCCCCCTTGTTAATACATACATTAGGTAGGAAGACTGGGCACTGTTGGCtaaactgggaaattgaaaaaccatcttggaagaaaacagtggcaaaatTCTGCagaacactgccaagaaaacttcatagaTGCAGTCACCAGAAACTGAGTTGATTTGACAGCATCCTTACTTTACCTTTTAATATTTCCAGATAGCTGATACATCTTCCTTAAGCTGGAGTACCAGACTGAAAGCCTTCATAGCTTGTTTTGTAATAGGAGCTGTGTGTTCTATTCTGGTAAGGCTTTCATTTTTTGTATCCTTAtcataaaactgttttttttGGACAATACCACCTGCAGTGCAAAATAGTTACTGATGCTGACCCTTATTTTCAATTGCTTGCTATTGTACATGGATATACCCTAACTGAAGAAATACATGTGATTTGGCTGAGTGGATTTTGATTTATTCCCCATATAATTTGATACCAATTAAAAGGGTGTGATCCTACGCCTGTGCATTGTGATATAAGAACACATACAATTTCAGCCTTTATAATTTAAATCAGTGTAGCACAACTTCCAGGTTTAGGACAATGTGCAATCTCCTAAAGTCAGAATCCATCCAAAAGTTGCTGTGAAATCAGTTTAATCTGCTGACTAGGAAAAATAAGGGATTAGGGAAAAATAAGGGATTGGAAtgaatatcacacacacacacatcttcacATCAATTATATCCTTCAAGTTTTTCTTAGTTTCAAAGACAAATAATgtatcttttttcattctttcatttcacTTGCTAATACATGTTTTTACTATTTTCTACATTCTAAGCTGCAATTTACCAGTCAAAGAAAATCTTGTTTATTGGAAGTTAAAAGACTGTGTATATTTTCACTGCCTTGGAATTATGATATACTGAAGGAGTGATAATGTACATGCTATGCTTACTTGTTGTATATTGCAGggccaaaaagaagaaaaattattttaaaaattgtagttCAGTAGAGTTACGTAAGTAAGTATACTCTGCATTACCATTTCAGCAATTTTTTTCTAGCTAAACCATATCTCTTTGCTTCTTGAAGAAAACTACATCAGTTACCAAATAATTAACAGTAAGGTATGCAACAAAATACTGCAGTGCAGTGCAGAATACTTCTGTTCAGCATTCTAGAGACTCTATTCCATTTCCTCCCTGTTTGTGACTGCTGATCAGGCCAGCTTCTGTGCCCACTGGGTGTGCTCACTCGGCTGAGTCCCCTCTCCACCCACTTTTACATGGATAATGCTATGTTGGCTAAGTAAGTATTAACATTCAAGAAGTCTGTGTTATTATATGATAATTGGTCCCTCTGAAAACAGGACATTGCATAAATCAGGATTTACTATTGTACACAGTAATGTTGCTTTTAAACTGTTTTGTTAGAACACTTAGTGCATTAACAAACAGACCTCTGAGAATTAAGAAGAGAATCTGAATCTAATAGCCCCGAATACTCTTATCTACAGAGCAATATGTACATTTCTTACAGacttgttatttctttttctcttcttttctaggGTACAGGCCTGCTATGGATTCCCAGGAAAGGACCTATCTTGTTTGGAGTATTTTACACCCTGGGGAATATCTCATCCCTTGGAAGGTAAATTATTCTTATTTTGAACTTGTAGATGATAGAAGACTATCAAATATATAAATGAGATGAGCATTAGTAATTCTTGAAATTCATagctctgttaattttttttgctGTATGGTTAAGTCAAAATATTTTGACTGGATATAATATATGATAAATGTTAAGTTCTCATTTTTATTGCAATTAGTCCATTTGGgaaataatacaattataataactTGCTTAATATGTGTTATTAATGTTCAACTAAGTTCTTACTTGGCAAGGAGTAATATTCCCTAATTTTATTTGATGAGATTAAATTTAATCTAGGGTTACTGTATTGGGCTGCAAGATTTGGCCGCAGCTAAATGGCAGCAAGGAATTAGTTTTTCTTGCATTTTATGGTTGTAGTGGCTGTTTAAACACATATATATgtaagattttatttgtttgtttatttaggaaATGTTTGTACGGTGCCCATCTTAACTCTGAATGGCTCACAATACAAAAAGTTGCAAACagcataaatacaaatacaaacataataaacgcaaaatgcaaaatacaaaagcTGATGCATCTCACACGTTATCCCTAATCACAGATTCACCTACATCAGCCTCGCTAATAACCTGACCCTAGTGCCTGTGGTTTTACAGCCTTGTGAAAGCCAACAGGGAcggagccatccagatctccggagaaggctgttccacaggttttaaaattgttttctgcAGCCAGATGTAgtgatctttttcttttgcagtacCATATTTCTTATGGGACCTATGAAGCAATTAAAAAGAATGTTTGAACCTACTCGTTTGATAGCTACAATTATTATGCTTGTAAGTAATTCACTTTTTGGTTTCTTAATGACTGATGAAAATGTTCAGTTCAGTACTGTTTTAAAACACAGAGGGATACGCTACAAGCACATGTGGCTTCGAAGCTACTTTTTTGTGGTCTCTGAAAACCTCCCTGTCCAACTGCACTGCAGAAATCCAATAGTGAGATTTTTCAAGAGCTTTTGGCAGAAATAAAATTGTAGTATTCAGCTTGTAAGAGGTTTATATATCTGGAATAACCTCTCCTTAATATGACTGAAAGTCCCATCACCCTCTTTGATGTTAGCACCATGGCTCTtggagactgattttttttttaagtccacttCTTGGCCAAAAAAGTTCTCCCTCATTCTTTTAAAGAGGTTTTATTCAAcaccattttgctttttaaaaattgcttttacTCATTACATAAATATCCACAGATTGCTGTAATTCTCTGTGGTTCCTAAGGGTTGTATAATGAGTGAGGCTTAGCATTGGAGCATGCATTTTTTGTGAGGAGGAAATGTGCAAGACTAGGCGAGCAAGGGGTCTGCTGGCTCGCTGGCAACTCTAAGTGTGCTATAACTCTAAAGCCATGGTCTTCCAGTGAAATACAGGAAGTGGGATTTAAGGGGAGAGGGACTTAGACATTTATTTGTCTCCTGGGAGTTGTTAGACAAACGACCTCAGAGAAGCAAGGATTTTAGGACCTGGTTTCCTGACTGGACCTGGAATTCAGGCCCAGTGGCTGACAATTGTGGGAGAACTGGTCCCAGTAAGGTAAAATTAGGAGGGCAAGTATATGCAGAAGCATTAGAAGTGTGTATTTACTTTCAGTGCTGCCTTGATCAGTTGGCTATCTTTACTCTTGCTCATATTCTCTGTTCGTTTAATCCTCAATCTCTTGTTAACTCTTGTTAGCTTTTGTATCCAGACCTATGGTTCCTATAATTTGGCCtagctattttattttcaaatgaccCAGTTCATTGCTTTTGTTAAAATGAATCTGTTATTCCTGATACTCCACTGTGGGCTTTGTACTTAGCACCACATGCCCCAAACCACCTGAACCCAGTTAATAGGAAAAACTGGAGTTTTTTATTTAGAAGCTGAGTTTGGGAAAAGCAGTCTTCTGGTTGGTTCCACCTAGATTTCAGATGAAAAGGTTATTTCAAGTACAGGTGGTGGCAGCATCAGTACCTGCCTAGGTGGAAACCTTTC
The Candoia aspera isolate rCanAsp1 chromosome 5, rCanAsp1.hap2, whole genome shotgun sequence genome window above contains:
- the SFT2D2 gene encoding vesicle transport protein SFT2B, producing MDKLKRVLSGQDGEDPGPLTEIADTSSLSWSTRLKAFIACFVIGAVCSILGTGLLWIPRKGPILFGVFYTLGNISSLGSTIFLMGPMKQLKRMFEPTRLIATIIMLLCLILTLCAAFWWHNKGLTILFCILQFFALAWYSISYIPFARDAVKKCFAACLT